TTCATTCGCCAATAACTTTAGCTTGCACATTAATTCGAAATATCGAAGCCATAGAACGGTTAATTGCTCGGTCTTGCTTTCTTCAATTTTTATCATCGTGTACCTCCGTTGATTTGTTAAGATTATCGCTCAGGGCTTCAAGCGCCTGGCGTAGTTCCTTGTCCAAAATTTCTTTAACCTTTGCCCCATCAATCCTCCCCGCTGAGTTGATTTCACCGACTAAAAGGTCAGATATCCGATTTGGAATATTTAGCAAACCATCCCTGACCTGCCGTGCCGTTTCAAATGCTGCCTGCTTTACTTCGCCAGCATCAACAAGAATACCCTCTTGCTTTTTATAGTTAAGTTCCGCCTGCTTTGCCAACCAGATCATACGCTCGGTTCTTGCCCGCTCATAACCTTCACTGCTCTGCTTTTTCTCAGATAGATACTTTTCTCTCCAAGAAAAAACCTCATCAGGAACGAAAAGGAAGCCCTTACTTGTCCTTTCCGCAGGACAACCTTTTAAAATCCAGTCTCGGATTGTGGGCTGCGAAATCTGCAAAATTTTTGATAATTCCCTAAGATTCACTTGTTTTTTACTCGCCATAAATTCCCCCTAATCTGTAATGATTGTTATTTAGTAACCAAAACATAAACCCTAGATTAGCCCCTGGGACTGGATGAACTCTACGGTTGTTCCAAACCCGTACAAAAAAAGTTTTTTCCAAGGACCCACTTTTATCACAAAGCCTTTATTTTAAACAACTTACGATACACTTCTTTTTCCTGTGAAGTAATGCCGTCCGTAGTATGAAACGCTAATGGAGGACTCCCGCTATTTCACGACACAACCCCGATGAATCTTCGTCCGACCTTCCCTTTGCGCCTTCATAAAGGAAGTATAATTATTGAATGACGTGAATTCTCTTTGCAATGCTGAATCATTTTTCCAATCACTAATTATTTGCTCTTCAAACGAAAGAGCTTTTACCGGTTCAGGTATCTCGGCAGTTTGCGGAGTGCGACATCTCATGTCGATTCGCTCGCCTGATTTGTATTTTTGCAGGTCAATCAAAGCTTGCCTTTGGCTTACCGTAATTGTTGAAGCAGGTTCGGGTTTCTGAGTCCGTCCAACCACTTCACGCCTAGTTATGACTGATTTTTGCTCGGGTTCGTCCTTGTGACTCCCCGCCCTTTTCCTATTTCTTAAAGTTTGATAAATGGGACTGAGAGTTTTTCTTCCTGTTTTTGGATCGACTTCTGTTAATAGGTTCATCATATGTTTCCTTTCGTAAAAAATGTTTAAAGAAAGGCATGGGATGCTATCACGGAAACACCCCATGCCAGGAATCGGCCTGGAGGTAGCCGATTAATCGATCAAACTGTATTCCTCACGCAACCCCTTTTGGATTTCCTGGGTTTCACCGCTGCTGGGATTCGGGAAAAGGCAATCCAAGATAAATTGCCGTGTCCTGCCCGTCTGAGCACCGATTGCAACTATTGTCGTCACCGTTTCTTTGATATCATCACTAATCTGGCTTTCGAATTCTGCTGAAATCGTTTCCCAAACTCTCCTTTCAGCCAACTGTACTTGTGTGTGAAGCCGAGGGAGTTCTGATTCAATTTTTTTGATTTGCCTGGAAACGGCCTCACTTATAAGCCTCTCACCTTCGACTGCTTTTTCAGCATCTTCCAGCGATTTCTGGACTTTTCTAAATTCCTCATTTTTCCCAAAATCGTCTCGTGACACCGTATTCAAGATAAGCTTATCAACAATTTGCTCTCTCTGCGCCCTGACTGACTCGACATTCCTTTCAAGACGGGGTAAATTTTCCCGGACATCATCGCCCCGCCGGGTTAGCTCGGTTAACTTTTCCCCGGCAAAAACAACCTCTTTTTGCTTCAATTTAAATCCCTTCACTGCTGTTTCAATATTCGACATTTTCCACACCTCCAAAAAAAGACTGATAAAAGTTAAACCCGTAAAAAAAAGATAAGAAGTTTAAAAACCTGTAAAACACCCGCAACCCTTACAATCGGGTAACGCATTATAAAGTCTTTGATATACAAGATCATAGGCACGCTCAATTTTTAAAATCTCCGGAGCATAGTTAGGGGCATACCAGCCCACCCGGTTTAGAATGATAGGCTTGTATTTTTTGTACCAAATATTATTGGCGCAAAACTTTTCCCCTGGCTCTATGCCCTCAATTTCGGACAGTAAATCATCAAAATAAGGATCAATTGCAATTACAGTCTCCCAGGTTAAATTTTGCCTTATCGACTCACGCCTCGACTCTTGTTCTCTAAAATGAGTGGTTAAAGTTTCACCGGTTATAATCACCTATTTTTTCCTCCATTTGGTAAAAGTTTTAATCAGGTCTTTTCCAGCCACTTGTCTGGATAAATTTAATCCCGCCCACTAATTTGAATTCACATTCCATGCGATTTGGGTTAACATCGGGTTTTACCCAGTTTTTTGCCTTTACAATTTTTAAACGCCCTGGCGACATGCTCAGATACAGCCTTGACTTTTCTGCGGAAAAATCACCGCCACGGCCAAAGTCTTGGCCTTCTTTCTTTTGAATTGAAATCAGGCAAAAACCCGTTTTTAGACGGTCGAAAATCTCTTTTATATCCCTAGCGATTTCGTAGAAATTTTCCGTCTTTTCCATATAATCAATTACTGTTATTCCATCCGACAACACCAAGTCTTGGAAATTGCCCGAACGTTCGATAAACTCAATTTTTTCCCATTCCACATCAGGAACATTTAAATGCGAAATCCGGCTTTTGATTTCTTGTGCGCCCATTTCACTGGTTAGATACCTGACCTTCATTCGCTCCCTATTCATGTAGGCAAAATTGAGGCAATAGGCTGACTTACCTGCATCGGTTTGGCCTGCAATAACGCCAACCGACTTAGGTAGTATGTAAACTTTTTCATGGATATTGAACGGCCATACAATTGGGAGGGGGGTTACAGAAACACTGGACAGGTCTATAATCTCGTAATCTTTTTCGATCTTGCGAAAACAACCGTTTTTGTTTCCATGACGCTCAATAACACCCTCGTCACACAGACGGGAGAGAATCTTTGACAAATTCTTTTGCTCATCCCTTGACGACACTTGGAGACTTTTGACGACATCTGACGACAAAAAGATGCCTTTTGACGACAAAATCCACTCTTTAACTTCGTCCGAAAACTTCCCATCCCGCTTTTCTTGCCTTTTCAGAGCGCTTTGAATCTTAATATTTATCCATGTTTCGTCATGTTCACCCCATGAATGTATAATAAATTCAAGGTATTTGAAGATGTCTCGCTCTGGCATGCCTGATTTTACAAGGGAATTGGCAAGTGTAAACAAATCTGTGTCTCGACGACCTTCGGAAAAGAGAGGAGGGGTGTCGTCAAAATTGTCGTCACCCTCCCTATTATTAGTTTTTTTATTATATATAGTATGTATGTTATTAATGGTGTGCTCCCTTGAGGTCGCACACATGGCAGTGGGTTGAGACTGAGTCTCAGTTAACATACGGTACAAGCCCTCAGGCATTTCCGGCAAGGCTTCTCTGGGAAGTTCGGAACCGTTCAACCATATATATTTTTTGCCACTACTATTGCAAGAGGGAGGGCACACGCAACAACCGCCATCACTCCGGGTATCAATATTAGGAAGCACCCCGGCTTTTGTGGGTATAGATGGATCGTAAGCAAAATAGAAATGTTTGCCACCCCTCGGAGTTTGCACACAGGGCAGTTCAAGAGATTCTGGAAGAATTTCTTCAATTCTGGAAATAGCCTCTGGAGAATCTGCATCAACTACCGTTACCCCGGAGTTTTGGCCGGTTACTAGCGAAATCATTGCCTTGGGATATTGTTTAAACCACGAAACAACTTCATTTTCGGTCGGCATCCGGCCTTGAAATTCAGCCCATGGAACCAATGGAGCCTTTGTCCGGGGATTCGATGGGACAATGCTGAATCCTTGATTTCGATATGACAATGCCGCTTCAAGTGTCGATTTCATCTTAAGCGTTCCCTAAATTCAAAAAGGCAATCAACCGCCGCGCAAATGTTTCAGTTATGTATTTGCGGACGGCCAGCCAAACAATGATTCTTTTCGCAAACGTTTTCATTTGCCATGCCTAGCCTTTCGTTGTAGTCGGGTTCCCGTTTCGTGTTTTCAAAACAATCTCAATCGCCTCCCTCAACATTTCAGAAATAGGCTTCCCCGTTCTATTGGAACGGGCTTTGAGTTTTTTATATGTCTCGATTGGAATTGCAAAATTGAAAAACTTAATTCCTTCCATACATGCTCCTTTCGATTGAAATAAAAAAGGCCATGGCTAACACACGTCAGCACACGGCCTATTTTATACAACTATGAAAATCTTACTTTCTATCTTACTTTTTACATTCGCTCAATTCCCTTGATTTTACTGGTATTTTATT
The sequence above is drawn from the Candidatus Paceibacter sp. genome and encodes:
- a CDS encoding bifunctional DNA primase/polymerase — encoded protein: MKSTLEAALSYRNQGFSIVPSNPRTKAPLVPWAEFQGRMPTENEVVSWFKQYPKAMISLVTGQNSGVTVVDADSPEAISRIEEILPESLELPCVQTPRGGKHFYFAYDPSIPTKAGVLPNIDTRSDGGCCVCPPSCNSSGKKYIWLNGSELPREALPEMPEGLYRMLTETQSQPTAMCATSREHTINNIHTIYNKKTNNREGDDNFDDTPPLFSEGRRDTDLFTLANSLVKSGMPERDIFKYLEFIIHSWGEHDETWINIKIQSALKRQEKRDGKFSDEVKEWILSSKGIFLSSDVVKSLQVSSRDEQKNLSKILSRLCDEGVIERHGNKNGCFRKIEKDYEIIDLSSVSVTPLPIVWPFNIHEKVYILPKSVGVIAGQTDAGKSAYCLNFAYMNRERMKVRYLTSEMGAQEIKSRISHLNVPDVEWEKIEFIERSGNFQDLVLSDGITVIDYMEKTENFYEIARDIKEIFDRLKTGFCLISIQKKEGQDFGRGGDFSAEKSRLYLSMSPGRLKIVKAKNWVKPDVNPNRMECEFKLVGGIKFIQTSGWKRPD
- a CDS encoding ribbon-helix-helix domain-containing protein gives rise to the protein MEGIKFFNFAIPIETYKKLKARSNRTGKPISEMLREAIEIVLKTRNGNPTTTKG